A genomic segment from Malaclemys terrapin pileata isolate rMalTer1 chromosome 1, rMalTer1.hap1, whole genome shotgun sequence encodes:
- the LOC128833605 gene encoding olfactory receptor 52E4-like: MLDYNVTNFTNPSTFILLGIPGLEAAHIWISIPFCAMYAIAVLGNFTILFIVKREPSLHEPMFYFLCMLAVTDLVMSTSTVPKMLSIFWFNSREISFSACLTQMYFVHSFTAMESGILVAMAFDRYMAICNPLRYSMTLKNSVVAKIVLAVVLRNCIFTLPYPFLARRWPYCRTNIIPHSYCGHIAVVNLACADIRISSYYGLFDLFSVTGMDVFFIAVSYTLILRAIFCLPTKDARLKTFGTCISHLCAISALYVPDFSTSLTYRFGHNVPLHFLVLFESLYLVVPPMLHPIIYGVRTKLIRGRLLQLFTHKKT; the protein is encoded by the coding sequence ggcattcctggcctggaggcagcccatatctggatctccatccccttctgtgcTATGTACGCCATAGCCGtgttggggaacttcaccattCTGTTCATCGTGAAGAGGGAGCCGAGCCTCCACGAGCCCATgttctatttcctctgcatgctggccgtcACCGACCTGGTAATGTCCACATCCACTGtacccaaaatgctgagcatcttctggttcaattccagagagatcagtttcagtgcctgtctcacccagatgtactttgTTCACTCCTTCACAGCGATGGAGTCTGGAATCCTcgtggccatggcttttgatcgctacATGGCCATCTGCAATCCTCTGAGATATTCCATGACCTTGAAAAACTCTGTTGTGGCCAAGATAGTCCTGGCTGTGGTGCTGCGAAATTGCATATTCACATTACCCTATCCCTTCCTGGCGAGGcggtggccatattgcagaaccaacatcatcccccactCCTATTGTGGGCATATAGCTGTGGTGAATCTGGCCTGTGCTGACATCCGCATCAGTAGTTACTATGGCCTGTTTGATCTTTTCTCTGTGACTGGAATGGATGTGTTTTTTATCGCCGTGTCCTATACTCTGATCCTCCGGGCCATCTTCtgcctccccacaaaggatgcccgGCTCAAAACTTTTGGGACCTGCATCTCTCATCTTTGTGCCATCTCAGCTTTGTACGTCCCAGATTTCAGCACCTCTCTCACATACCGGTTTGGCCACAATGTGCCACTGCACTTCCTCGTTCTCTTTGAGAGTTTGTACCTGGTGGTACCCCCCATGCTGCATCCCATCATTTACGGGGTGAGGACCAAACTGATCCGGGGCAGACTGCTGCAGCTCTTTACTCATAAAAAGACATAA